The following are encoded together in the Acidimicrobiales bacterium genome:
- the cas2 gene encoding CRISPR-associated endonuclease Cas2 codes for MARRRYLVMYDIRSEGRLRRVFQVVSGFGDRLQYSVYVCDLNPSELVRLRWDLDDEINPMEDSVAILDMGELSRQTTIGFTFLGVRPDLPDSGATII; via the coding sequence ATGGCTCGACGGCGCTATCTTGTGATGTACGACATCCGCAGCGAAGGCCGGCTTCGGCGGGTGTTCCAGGTCGTCAGCGGCTTCGGCGACCGTCTGCAGTACTCGGTGTACGTCTGCGACCTCAACCCGTCCGAGCTCGTACGCCTGCGCTGGGATCTCGATGACGAGATCAATCCGATGGAGGATTCCGTGGCGATACTCGACATGGGTGAACTCAGCCGACAGACCACCATCGGATTCACATTCCTGGGGGTCCGCCCCGATCTTCCAGACTCGGGGGCGACGATCATCTGA
- the cas1 gene encoding CRISPR-associated endonuclease Cas1, translating into MAGDTDTDVPELVPARMLNEFCYCPRLFFLEWVQSRFADNTDTVEGAWAHRAVDREEGRAPLPDDEEPFKVARSLSLSSPNLGIVAKADLVEAGADGKVVPVDHKKGRAPDLAEGAWEPERVQLCAVGLLLQEAGYDCDHGMLYFAASRRRVRIDFDEDLIQLTTSRLHQLREVAAEGTPPPPLVDSPKCPRCSLVGLCLPDETNVLAERTNRTARRLMPGADDARPLHVTEQGTWVTKSKGRVVISKDRERLASVRLIDVSQLCVHGSVQVSTQLLRELMAEDVPVCFFSYGGWFSGMAHGLPSKHVELRRQQVIVAAQGGLAIARRVIEGKIRNSRTLVRRNARPKPDTTIGSLKVLADQAAEAASVETLLGIEGAAARLYFEAFPTMLKSSGDLPGGLFDFAQRNRRPPRDAINCLLSYGYSLLTKELTVTTLAVGFDPYLGFYHRPRYGRPALALDLAEEFRPLVVESMVLTLVNNGELGPSDFVVRAGGVSLTREGRRTVTRAFERRLDTEVTHPIFKYRITYRRVLEVQARLLGALLLGEIDEYVAFVTR; encoded by the coding sequence ATGGCGGGCGACACCGACACCGATGTTCCGGAGCTGGTACCGGCGCGGATGCTCAACGAGTTCTGCTACTGCCCGCGGCTGTTCTTCCTCGAGTGGGTCCAGTCCCGGTTCGCCGACAACACAGACACCGTCGAGGGCGCATGGGCTCATCGGGCCGTTGACCGTGAGGAGGGAAGAGCTCCGTTGCCGGACGACGAGGAGCCGTTCAAGGTCGCTCGCTCACTGTCGTTGTCGAGTCCGAACCTGGGCATCGTCGCCAAGGCCGACCTCGTCGAGGCCGGCGCCGACGGCAAGGTCGTACCGGTCGACCACAAGAAGGGACGCGCTCCCGACCTCGCCGAGGGCGCATGGGAGCCCGAGCGGGTGCAGCTCTGCGCGGTCGGTCTCCTGCTCCAGGAGGCTGGCTATGACTGCGATCACGGGATGCTCTACTTCGCCGCGAGTCGCCGGCGTGTTCGGATCGACTTCGACGAGGACCTCATCCAGCTGACCACCAGCCGACTCCACCAGTTGCGCGAGGTCGCCGCCGAAGGCACCCCTCCACCGCCGCTCGTCGATAGCCCAAAGTGTCCTCGCTGCTCCCTCGTGGGTCTCTGCCTCCCTGATGAGACCAACGTGCTCGCCGAGCGCACCAACAGGACGGCTCGGCGTCTGATGCCCGGCGCCGATGATGCTCGCCCCCTCCACGTGACCGAGCAGGGCACCTGGGTGACCAAGTCCAAGGGTCGCGTCGTCATCAGCAAGGACCGAGAGCGTCTGGCATCGGTTCGGCTCATCGACGTGTCCCAGCTCTGCGTGCACGGGAGCGTGCAGGTGAGTACCCAGCTGTTGCGGGAGCTGATGGCCGAGGACGTGCCGGTGTGCTTCTTCAGCTACGGCGGATGGTTCAGCGGCATGGCCCACGGGCTGCCGAGCAAGCATGTCGAACTGCGGAGGCAACAGGTCATCGTCGCGGCTCAAGGCGGCCTTGCGATAGCTCGGCGCGTGATCGAGGGCAAGATCCGCAACTCTCGGACCCTGGTGCGCAGGAACGCCCGGCCGAAGCCGGATACCACCATCGGGTCACTGAAGGTGCTAGCCGATCAGGCGGCCGAGGCAGCGAGCGTCGAGACGTTGCTCGGAATCGAGGGCGCGGCCGCCCGCCTGTACTTCGAAGCGTTCCCCACAATGCTCAAGTCCTCCGGTGACCTGCCCGGCGGGCTGTTCGACTTCGCCCAGCGGAACCGTCGGCCCCCACGAGATGCGATCAACTGCCTGCTCTCCTATGGCTACTCGCTGCTGACCAAGGAGCTGACGGTCACGACCCTCGCCGTGGGTTTCGATCCCTACCTCGGCTTCTACCACCGCCCGCGCTACGGGCGGCCTGCGCTCGCGCTTGACCTGGCCGAGGAGTTCCGCCCTCTTGTCGTCGAGTCGATGGTTCTCACACTGGTGAACAACGGGGAGCTGGGTCCATCGGACTTCGTAGTGCGGGCCGGTGGCGTCAGCCTCACCCGCGAGGGACGTCGAACCGTCACCCGCGCGTTCGAGCGGCGCCTCGATACCGAGGTGACCCATCCCATCTTCAAGTACCGGATCACCTACCGGCGGGTGCTCGAGGTCCAGGCTCGACTCCTAGGAGCACTTCTGCTCGGGGAGATCGACGAGTACGTCGCGTTCGTGACTCGGTGA
- the cas3u gene encoding type I-U CRISPR-associated helicase/endonuclease Cas3, giving the protein MSAQALVSLDARDFPSFFEELWDYQPFPWQRDLVAEASARNALPSLLDLPTGTGKTSIIDIAIFLLALDATAEPSNRWMPRRVVTVVDRRVIVDQVVERAERIAKKLHHASTDPHAGVLANVAHRLRRLAGTDPDDGSPGDTPTMIEPPLLVAPLRGGTTRDESWMRRPDVPAIVSSTIDQAGSRLLFRGYGISRSMRPVHAGLLGNDALWILDEVHLARPFAQTLGAIRSLRQWRTGGGDLPNRWGVIEMSATPTDRSLDDGGLSSPGDVVDDSWRFPGDDLVTTGVPTLSRRLAASKPARLVDVSVPANPAKADERFARHCARAAEEQIEAGIRTLAVIVNRVDTARRVNLALRDSGATVVLLTGRMRPLERDRILHQYRDRLRTGRQRDAHDESLVVVSTQAIEAGADLDFDSIITEAASLDSLRQRFGRVDRDGQVASAGPPPMSVILARSSDLKPGTEDPIYGDALRETWRWLEALPELDFGHGLLPDPDPETLTALVPPAGRAPRLLPTHLDQLAQTSHPIQADPDVSRWLHGERPAQADVHLVWRSDLDEEFIVRMSHLAEESEERTEMIERLTACPPSPLEMLPVPINAARKWLNGQAPTPINDVEGSDDDTPSDSETRPRPWISWTSGTPAPIARGPSTGRDRDDQDRAAVLRPGGVIVVPSHYGGITAGTWDPAGTEPVSDLATGAHLKQGRRVILRLHPGMMTSPHGEALFCDHELPTEDDCQEMSRRELRNAALEVVEAIDASRAGEDDRRAREMLIKAPRSSVSVLRPLAGGFGADASHRRSIILSAQLPESEETSILSGPTSNTDPEMEASSFTGAGVGLQEHLQGVGNWSRYLAEGLGLEGSYSELLELAGRLHDLGKADTRFQVLLHHGDEVAAAGAPLLAKSKNSPATTARRGATDRSGYPKGARHELTSLALGEVPIEASARPDLVAHLVASHHGWCRPFAPPSVDPSPVDIDVEMDDIQMTARSDHGLDHAGAGAPDRFADLNREYGWFHLAWLEAILRLGDHRRSEFETRSMTNDRSSAHG; this is encoded by the coding sequence ATGAGTGCTCAAGCGCTGGTGTCGTTGGACGCGAGAGACTTCCCCAGCTTCTTCGAGGAACTCTGGGACTACCAACCGTTCCCCTGGCAGCGCGATCTGGTAGCAGAAGCCTCTGCGAGGAACGCCTTGCCAAGCCTCCTTGACCTGCCGACGGGCACCGGCAAGACGAGCATCATCGACATCGCCATCTTCCTGCTGGCGCTCGACGCAACCGCCGAACCATCGAACAGGTGGATGCCCCGGAGAGTTGTCACGGTGGTCGATCGCAGAGTCATCGTCGACCAAGTGGTTGAGCGTGCCGAACGCATTGCCAAGAAGCTTCACCACGCATCGACAGATCCACACGCCGGGGTGCTGGCGAACGTTGCGCATCGTCTCCGGCGGCTGGCGGGGACCGATCCAGATGATGGGTCACCCGGCGACACCCCCACCATGATCGAGCCTCCGCTGCTCGTTGCCCCACTGCGCGGCGGCACCACTCGGGACGAATCGTGGATGCGCCGGCCAGACGTTCCGGCCATCGTGTCCTCGACTATCGACCAAGCCGGATCGCGCCTCCTGTTTCGTGGCTATGGGATCAGTCGCTCCATGCGACCTGTGCACGCCGGACTGCTGGGCAACGACGCTCTCTGGATTCTCGACGAAGTCCACTTGGCCCGTCCTTTTGCACAGACGCTCGGAGCCATCAGATCTCTTCGCCAGTGGAGAACCGGCGGCGGCGACCTGCCGAATCGCTGGGGCGTGATCGAGATGTCGGCCACCCCGACCGATCGGTCCTTGGATGACGGCGGGCTGTCATCACCAGGTGACGTCGTTGACGATTCATGGAGATTCCCGGGCGATGATCTGGTCACGACCGGGGTACCGACGCTGAGCCGCCGGTTGGCCGCTAGCAAACCCGCCCGTCTCGTCGATGTCAGCGTTCCTGCGAACCCGGCGAAGGCCGATGAGCGGTTCGCCCGTCACTGTGCCAGGGCGGCTGAAGAACAGATCGAGGCGGGCATCCGCACTCTTGCGGTCATCGTCAACCGTGTCGACACGGCGCGACGCGTGAACCTGGCGCTCCGAGACTCGGGAGCCACCGTCGTGCTGCTGACGGGTCGGATGAGGCCGCTTGAGCGAGACCGAATCCTCCACCAGTACAGGGATCGCCTCCGGACCGGCAGACAGCGAGACGCACATGACGAATCGTTGGTCGTGGTATCCACCCAAGCGATCGAGGCCGGCGCCGACCTGGACTTCGACTCGATCATCACCGAGGCTGCAAGTCTCGACAGCCTGCGGCAGCGCTTCGGCCGAGTTGATCGCGATGGCCAGGTTGCCTCGGCTGGGCCCCCGCCGATGAGCGTCATCCTGGCTCGCTCGTCGGACCTCAAGCCGGGAACCGAGGACCCCATCTACGGAGACGCGCTCCGCGAGACGTGGCGGTGGCTCGAAGCGCTCCCAGAGCTGGACTTCGGGCACGGCTTGCTCCCAGACCCCGATCCCGAGACACTCACGGCACTCGTGCCCCCGGCCGGTCGCGCTCCGCGGTTGCTCCCAACTCATCTCGACCAACTGGCCCAGACCTCCCATCCCATCCAAGCCGACCCCGACGTCAGCCGGTGGCTTCACGGGGAGCGCCCTGCACAAGCCGACGTACACCTCGTGTGGCGAAGCGACCTGGACGAGGAGTTCATCGTCCGCATGAGCCATCTCGCTGAGGAAAGCGAGGAACGGACCGAGATGATCGAGCGGCTGACAGCCTGCCCACCCAGCCCCCTCGAGATGCTCCCCGTACCGATCAACGCTGCCCGCAAGTGGCTGAATGGCCAAGCGCCCACACCCATCAACGACGTCGAGGGGTCGGACGACGACACGCCTTCCGACTCGGAGACACGCCCACGCCCCTGGATCTCTTGGACGAGCGGGACACCAGCGCCGATCGCGCGCGGACCATCCACGGGCCGCGATCGGGATGATCAGGATCGAGCTGCAGTGCTACGGCCTGGCGGGGTCATAGTCGTTCCAAGCCACTACGGAGGAATCACCGCTGGCACCTGGGATCCGGCGGGGACCGAACCGGTATCGGACCTCGCGACGGGCGCCCACCTCAAGCAGGGGCGCCGCGTGATCCTTCGATTGCATCCGGGGATGATGACTTCGCCACACGGTGAGGCACTGTTCTGCGACCACGAGCTTCCAACCGAGGACGACTGCCAAGAGATGTCCAGGAGAGAATTACGAAATGCTGCTCTGGAGGTGGTCGAGGCGATCGACGCTTCGCGGGCCGGCGAGGACGACCGCCGTGCGAGAGAGATGCTGATCAAAGCTCCTCGGTCCTCCGTCTCCGTCCTACGTCCGCTTGCCGGGGGCTTCGGAGCAGATGCGAGCCACCGACGGTCCATCATCTTGTCGGCTCAGCTCCCCGAGAGCGAGGAGACGTCGATCCTCAGCGGCCCAACTTCCAACACCGACCCAGAGATGGAGGCAAGCTCCTTCACCGGAGCTGGCGTCGGCTTGCAGGAACACCTACAGGGGGTTGGCAACTGGAGCAGATACCTGGCCGAGGGCCTTGGCCTCGAAGGTAGCTACTCGGAGTTGCTTGAGCTCGCAGGGCGGCTCCACGACCTGGGCAAGGCGGACACACGCTTCCAGGTGCTCCTGCACCACGGAGATGAGGTTGCTGCCGCTGGAGCGCCCCTCCTAGCCAAGTCGAAAAACTCACCAGCCACGACAGCCCGTCGCGGCGCCACCGACCGGAGTGGATATCCAAAGGGTGCCCGCCACGAACTCACCAGCCTCGCTCTCGGCGAAGTACCAATCGAGGCGTCCGCTCGGCCCGATCTGGTGGCTCACCTGGTTGCGAGCCACCATGGCTGGTGCCGGCCTTTCGCTCCGCCTTCGGTCGATCCGTCACCAGTCGACATCGACGTCGAGATGGACGACATCCAGATGACCGCTCGGTCGGACCACGGACTTGATCATGCGGGTGCCGGAGCACCCGACCGGTTCGCCGACCTGAACCGAGAGTACGGCTGGTTCCATCTCGCGTGGTTGGAGGCCATTCTCCGACTCGGCGATCACCGTCGCTCCGAGTTTGAAACCCGCTCGATGACGAACGATCGGAGCAGTGCACATGGCTGA